A portion of the bacterium genome contains these proteins:
- a CDS encoding response regulator: MNKKVLLTDDDEVILKIGKFNLEKAGYEVFTASNGQDAVERSRDIKPDLIILDIMMPIMDGYTALLKLKGYEETRDIPIVILTAQEGDVYKKISGEMGAIEHLNKPFNPNDLVEKVNSILK, from the coding sequence ATGAATAAGAAAGTACTTTTAACTGATGATGATGAAGTTATCCTCAAAATAGGGAAATTTAACCTGGAAAAGGCAGGTTATGAAGTTTTTACTGCCAGTAATGGACAGGATGCAGTAGAAAGAAGTAGAGACATTAAGCCAGATTTAATTATCCTGGATATAATGATGCCGATAATGGATGGCTACACCGCCTTGTTAAAGTTAAAGGGATACGAAGAGACCCGGGATATTCCGATAGTCATCCTTACTGCTCAAGAAGGGGATGTGTATAAAAAGATAAGTGGGGAAATGGGTGCCATAGAACATTTGAATAAACCATTCAATCCGAATGAC
- a CDS encoding type IV pilus twitching motility protein PilT — translation MNLKELLMLCKERNASDLHLSSDAPPLIRVVGKLEKVSDEKITKEEIRQTIYSLLSESQKVRFDKELELDFSIEYPEIGRFRVNAYSQRRGDSLAFRLIPTKIKSIRELGLPLVLENFAHESRGLVLVTGVTGCGKSTTLAAMIDLINQKRTEHIITIEDPIEYVYENKNCLIDQREIGTNTGSFYGALKNALREDPDVILVGEMRDLETIAMTITAAETGHLVFATLHTVNAPQTINRIIDVFPAAQQDQIRTQLSEVLLSVVSQTLIPTIDEKERVCAAEVMVTTSAIKNMIRESKVFQIPSLIQTGRKDGMQTMDQALEALVNETKITKQEAIKRAFNKNIFDRYGYESR, via the coding sequence ATGAATCTGAAAGAATTACTTATGTTATGTAAAGAGAGGAATGCATCGGACCTTCATCTATCTTCAGATGCCCCGCCACTAATTCGGGTTGTTGGAAAATTAGAGAAGGTAAGTGATGAAAAGATAACTAAAGAAGAGATTCGCCAGACAATTTATTCTCTCCTTTCCGAGAGCCAAAAAGTTAGATTTGACAAAGAGCTGGAACTCGATTTTTCCATTGAATACCCTGAAATAGGTCGATTTCGAGTCAATGCCTATTCTCAAAGAAGAGGCGACTCATTGGCATTTAGACTTATTCCTACTAAGATTAAATCTATTCGGGAATTAGGATTACCTTTAGTATTAGAGAATTTTGCTCACGAGTCAAGAGGTCTAGTCCTGGTTACTGGAGTTACTGGTTGTGGCAAAAGCACGACATTAGCCGCGATGATTGACCTTATCAATCAGAAGAGAACTGAACATATCATTACTATTGAGGACCCGATAGAATATGTCTATGAGAATAAGAATTGTTTAATTGACCAACGAGAGATAGGCACAAATACCGGCTCTTTTTATGGGGCACTTAAAAATGCTTTAAGAGAGGACCCTGATGTTATCTTAGTTGGTGAGATGCGTGATTTGGAGACAATAGCTATGACCATAACCGCGGCGGAAACAGGTCATCTGGTCTTTGCGACATTACATACGGTTAACGCACCGCAGACTATAAATCGAATAATAGATGTTTTCCCTGCGGCACAACAAGACCAAATTAGAACACAATTATCCGAGGTCCTTTTAAGTGTCGTCTCGCAAACACTTATTCCAACCATTGATGAAAAAGAAAGGGTTTGTGCCGCTGAGGTAATGGTTACTACCTCGGCAATAAAAAATATGATTCGTGAAAGCAAAGTATTTCAAATACCTTCACTTATTCAGACAGGAAGAAAAGATGGTATGCAAACGATGGACCAGGCATTAGAGGCATTGGTTAATGAAACCAAAATCACTAAACAAGAAGCCATAAAACGCGCCTTTAACAAAAATATTTTTGATAGATATGGGTATGAATCAAGGTAA